The proteins below come from a single Chryseobacterium nepalense genomic window:
- a CDS encoding T9SS-dependent choice-of-anchor J family protein — MRRKLLLALFAMPFIANAQFTQNFDAGTTIPAGWTVLNGGDTNTWSIVDYTAGNITAYSGTNTVSIGYGSSAHDDYLVTPAITVTAGVSDFLSFYARSRDPQYPETISVRISTTTPTAAAFTNTLAASVAPASGANFYRYTYNLSAYVGQTIYIGFHSATTDMFFFDLDDISVGAIPACDSPSGVTVNSVLSNSANVSWTASPTSGATYQIEYGPTGFTQGTGTVITSSTTSATIPSLTPSTGYQFYVRSNCGANGFSAWTAVKSFTTTCTPVSSFPYTQNFDTATIPSCWANEAVSGGGTATWSYVTANGNSSITPKSAPRMAEFRTTTAGNKAKLLMPVLNISALATPQLRFSLANVNWFGDVDELRIYYKANPSDAWTQIGSSYTTENAAWLDVTIPLPNKSANYTIAFEGTSNWARGIDVDNVSVVDGSSLAVNDVTRNTEDVKIYPNPVKDVLNINSDKKLNSIEIFSLTGQLIRTIDKDARQVNVSDLKKGVYLLRVKSEGKDQSFKIVKD, encoded by the coding sequence ATGAGAAGAAAATTACTTTTGGCATTATTCGCAATGCCATTTATTGCCAATGCGCAATTCACCCAGAATTTTGATGCTGGAACAACAATTCCGGCAGGTTGGACAGTCCTAAACGGCGGAGATACCAATACATGGTCTATTGTAGACTATACCGCAGGAAATATTACCGCTTACAGTGGTACAAATACAGTCTCGATAGGTTATGGTTCTTCAGCTCACGATGATTATTTGGTTACTCCTGCTATTACGGTAACTGCCGGTGTGAGCGACTTCCTTTCTTTTTATGCCAGGAGCCGTGATCCTCAGTATCCTGAAACAATCAGTGTAAGAATTTCAACCACAACGCCTACAGCGGCCGCTTTTACAAATACGTTAGCTGCTTCTGTAGCACCTGCAAGCGGGGCTAATTTTTACAGGTATACCTATAATCTTTCCGCATATGTAGGACAGACTATTTATATAGGTTTTCACTCTGCTACAACCGATATGTTCTTTTTTGATCTGGACGACATTTCCGTGGGAGCTATTCCGGCATGTGATTCTCCTTCAGGTGTTACGGTAAACTCAGTATTATCAAATTCAGCAAATGTAAGCTGGACTGCATCTCCTACCTCAGGTGCCACGTATCAGATTGAATATGGTCCTACAGGATTTACTCAGGGCACGGGTACGGTTATTACTTCGTCAACTACTTCTGCTACTATTCCCAGTCTTACACCTTCAACAGGATATCAGTTTTATGTACGATCCAACTGCGGAGCAAACGGTTTCAGTGCGTGGACTGCTGTAAAATCATTTACAACAACCTGTACTCCGGTTTCATCATTCCCTTATACGCAAAACTTTGATACAGCAACGATCCCTTCATGCTGGGCGAATGAAGCCGTTTCAGGAGGGGGAACTGCGACATGGAGTTACGTAACAGCAAACGGAAACAGTTCAATAACGCCTAAATCTGCTCCGAGAATGGCAGAATTCAGAACGACAACCGCGGGAAATAAAGCGAAGTTATTAATGCCTGTTTTAAATATTTCCGCACTTGCAACGCCTCAATTAAGATTCAGTCTTGCGAATGTAAACTGGTTTGGCGATGTGGATGAACTGAGAATTTACTATAAAGCAAATCCTTCCGATGCCTGGACACAGATAGGAAGCTCATACACAACGGAAAATGCAGCATGGCTTGATGTAACGATACCGCTTCCGAATAAGTCTGCAAATTATACCATTGCTTTTGAGGGAACTTCAAACTGGGCAAGAGGTATAGATGTAGATAATGTTTCTGTTGTAGATGGATCTTCACTGGCTGTAAATGATGTAACAAGAAATACGGAGGATGTTAAAATCTATCCTAATCCTGTAAAAGATGTGTTGAACATCAATTCTGATAAAAAGCTTAACAGTATTGAAATATTCTCACTTACAGGACAGCTTATCAGAACCATTGACAAAGATGCCAGACAGGTAAATGTTTCAGACCTGAAAAAAGGTGTTTATTTATTAAGGGTGAAATCCGAAGGAAAAGATCAGTCTTTCAAAATAGTTAAAGACTAG
- a CDS encoding helix-turn-helix domain-containing protein, protein MKIYIKNMVCERCITAVSGIFNEINIDVKSISLGEVETSPDVPEEKLLQLEKLLEKTGFERIKDSSRQIIEKIKNLIITKISELDIDEDFLLSDFLSNTFNKEYSTLSKTFSQNENITLEQFFILQKIEKVKELLLYNEFTLTEIAGKLGYKSVQHLSSQFRNSTGFTPTEFKKLKVHNRKPLDQI, encoded by the coding sequence ATGAAGATCTATATAAAAAATATGGTGTGTGAAAGATGCATCACTGCGGTTTCGGGTATTTTTAACGAAATAAATATCGACGTTAAAAGTATAAGTCTCGGTGAAGTGGAGACTTCACCTGATGTTCCTGAAGAAAAACTTTTACAGTTGGAAAAATTACTGGAAAAAACAGGTTTTGAAAGGATTAAAGATTCTTCCCGCCAGATTATTGAAAAAATTAAAAACCTCATCATTACAAAAATCAGCGAACTGGATATTGATGAGGATTTTCTCCTCTCTGATTTTCTGAGCAATACATTTAATAAAGAGTACAGCACACTCTCCAAAACTTTTTCTCAAAACGAAAATATTACCCTGGAGCAGTTTTTTATCCTTCAAAAAATTGAAAAAGTAAAAGAACTCCTTCTTTACAATGAGTTTACTTTAACAGAAATTGCAGGAAAACTTGGCTATAAAAGTGTTCAGCATCTATCGTCTCAGTTCCGGAACAGCACCGGTTTTACACCCACAGAATTTAAAAAACTGAAAGTCCACAACCGGAAACCGCTGGATCAGATTTAA
- the pdhA gene encoding pyruvate dehydrogenase (acetyl-transferring) E1 component subunit alpha — MKEFSKEVYLKWYEDMTMWRRFEDKCRSLYLKQKIRGFLHLYNGQEAIPAGFTHAMDLTKDSMITAYRCHIHPMAMGVDPKRIMAELCGKATGTSGGMGGSMHIFSKEHRFYGGHGIVGGQIPLGAGIAFADQYFDRKAVNICFFGDGAARQGSLHETFNMAMNWKLPVVFVVENNQYAMGTSVKRTANHEDIYKLGLGYEMPCLAVDAMDPEKVAEAAYEAIERARRGDGPTFIEARTYRYRGHSMSDAEPYRSKEEVAIHKNDDPIELIKQRILANNWATDEELEAMDNKSRDFVEECIEFMENSPYPDAEKIYEYVYAQQDYPFLDKLEN, encoded by the coding sequence ATGAAAGAATTTTCTAAAGAGGTATACCTGAAGTGGTATGAAGATATGACAATGTGGAGAAGGTTTGAAGACAAATGCCGTTCTCTTTATCTAAAGCAAAAAATCAGAGGTTTTTTACATTTGTATAACGGTCAGGAAGCTATTCCCGCAGGATTTACCCATGCAATGGATTTAACCAAAGACAGTATGATCACTGCTTACAGATGCCACATCCATCCGATGGCGATGGGGGTAGATCCTAAAAGAATTATGGCCGAACTTTGCGGTAAAGCTACAGGTACGTCAGGAGGTATGGGTGGATCTATGCACATCTTCAGCAAAGAACACAGGTTTTACGGAGGCCACGGTATTGTAGGTGGGCAGATTCCTTTAGGTGCCGGGATCGCTTTTGCAGATCAGTATTTTGACAGAAAAGCGGTAAATATCTGCTTCTTTGGAGACGGAGCGGCAAGACAGGGTTCATTACATGAAACGTTTAACATGGCGATGAACTGGAAACTTCCGGTAGTTTTTGTTGTGGAAAACAACCAGTATGCAATGGGAACTTCTGTAAAAAGAACCGCCAACCACGAGGATATTTATAAATTAGGGTTGGGTTACGAAATGCCTTGTCTTGCAGTAGATGCAATGGATCCTGAAAAAGTGGCTGAAGCTGCTTATGAAGCAATCGAGAGAGCAAGAAGAGGAGATGGCCCTACTTTTATCGAAGCAAGAACATACCGATACAGAGGCCACTCTATGTCTGATGCGGAACCATACAGATCTAAAGAAGAAGTTGCGATTCACAAAAATGATGATCCTATTGAACTGATCAAACAAAGAATCCTGGCAAACAACTGGGCTACCGACGAAGAATTGGAAGCAATGGATAACAAATCAAGAGATTTCGTGGAAGAGTGTATCGAATTTATGGAAAACTCACCATATCCGGATGCAGAAAAAATCTATGAGTATGTATACGCTCAACAAGATTACCCGTTCTTAGACAAATTAGAAAACTAA
- a CDS encoding pyruvate dehydrogenase complex dihydrolipoamide acetyltransferase: MAEVITMPRLSDTMTEGKVAKWHKKVGDKVKEGDILAEIETDKAVQDFESEVEGTLLYVGVEEGGAAAVDSVLAIIGNEGEDISGLTGGEAPKSNDSEEKKVDEDHKTENNATSIEQADAEVPAGVEVITMPRLSDTMTEGKVAKWHKNVGDTVKEGDLLAEIETDKAVQDFESEFNGVLLKQGVEEGGAAPVDSVLAIIGPEGTDVSGVGAPKAASSSSEKPAEQKTEAKLEEKAAPAADSSSTDRVAISPLAKKMAQDKGVDINSIQGSGENGRIVKKDIENYQPSASKPAASAPAASPAAQVALSFVQGEDTETPNSQVRNVIAKRLSESKFTAPHYYLMVEINMDKAIEARKEINSLPDTKISFNDMIIKATAVALRKHPQVNSSWAGDKIIHRGNINVGVAVAIPDGLVVPVLKNTDQMNYTQISAAVKDMAARAKNKGLKANEMEGSTFSISNLGMFGIETFTSIINQPNSAILSVGAIIEKPVVKNGQIVVGNIMKLSLACDHRVVDGATGAQFLQTLKTYLENPLTLLL; encoded by the coding sequence ATGGCAGAAGTAATTACAATGCCACGTCTTTCCGATACAATGACGGAAGGAAAAGTGGCTAAATGGCATAAAAAAGTAGGAGATAAAGTAAAGGAAGGAGATATTTTAGCAGAAATTGAAACTGATAAAGCCGTTCAGGATTTTGAATCTGAAGTAGAAGGAACCCTTTTATACGTTGGAGTAGAAGAAGGAGGCGCTGCTGCTGTAGATTCTGTTTTGGCAATTATCGGTAATGAAGGAGAAGATATTTCAGGGTTAACTGGTGGTGAAGCTCCTAAATCCAATGATTCTGAAGAGAAAAAAGTGGACGAAGACCATAAAACAGAAAATAATGCAACCAGTATAGAACAGGCTGATGCTGAGGTTCCTGCAGGTGTGGAAGTGATTACAATGCCAAGACTTTCCGATACAATGACGGAAGGAAAAGTGGCTAAATGGCACAAAAATGTTGGCGATACCGTAAAAGAAGGCGATCTCCTTGCTGAAATCGAAACCGATAAGGCGGTTCAGGATTTTGAATCAGAATTCAACGGAGTATTATTAAAGCAAGGTGTTGAAGAAGGTGGTGCTGCTCCTGTTGATTCAGTTTTAGCGATTATCGGACCAGAAGGAACGGATGTTTCAGGAGTTGGTGCTCCTAAAGCAGCTTCTTCATCGTCAGAAAAGCCTGCTGAACAGAAAACGGAAGCTAAATTAGAAGAAAAAGCGGCTCCTGCTGCAGATTCTTCATCTACAGACAGAGTAGCGATCTCTCCTTTAGCAAAGAAAATGGCGCAGGATAAAGGTGTTGATATTAATAGCATTCAGGGTTCAGGAGAAAACGGAAGAATCGTTAAAAAAGATATTGAAAATTACCAGCCTTCTGCATCTAAACCGGCCGCTTCAGCTCCGGCTGCAAGTCCTGCCGCACAGGTGGCATTAAGCTTCGTTCAGGGTGAAGATACGGAAACTCCGAATTCACAGGTAAGAAACGTTATCGCAAAACGTCTTTCTGAAAGTAAATTCACGGCTCCTCACTATTATCTGATGGTTGAAATCAACATGGATAAGGCAATTGAGGCGAGAAAAGAAATCAACTCTTTACCGGATACCAAAATTTCTTTTAATGATATGATCATCAAAGCAACGGCTGTTGCGTTAAGAAAACATCCGCAGGTAAATTCAAGCTGGGCAGGTGATAAGATCATTCACAGAGGAAACATCAATGTGGGTGTAGCGGTTGCAATTCCGGACGGACTGGTTGTTCCTGTTCTTAAGAATACAGATCAGATGAACTATACCCAGATTTCTGCTGCAGTGAAAGATATGGCTGCAAGAGCGAAAAACAAAGGACTTAAAGCAAATGAAATGGAAGGTTCTACATTCTCTATTTCAAACCTTGGAATGTTCGGTATTGAAACATTTACAAGCATCATCAATCAGCCCAACTCTGCAATCCTTTCAGTAGGAGCAATTATTGAAAAACCGGTTGTGAAAAACGGACAGATCGTAGTTGGAAACATCATGAAGCTTTCATTAGCTTGTGATCACAGAGTTGTAGACGGTGCTACAGGAGCTCAGTTCTTACAGACTTTAAAAACGTATCTTGAAAATCCTTTAACTTTGTTACTGTAA
- a CDS encoding phosphatase PAP2 family protein — protein MEEKQPSFIHKISRIISDFFNPLVSLIIFFIYMSIKNYALNDSLLYFLPIVLMIILPVIIWLVWNVKTGRYTNMDVSNRNQRKSLYFFIAACVISYLAFNYFKNGYIDFVMLFILILLIAMQISNYYIKSSMHTAFNVFVAALFFAIDTGAGLIWLGIAALVGVTRVILKRHTPREVFMGAGIAIVVSFIYLYCNIQFQH, from the coding sequence ATGGAAGAAAAACAGCCTTCATTTATTCATAAAATCTCAAGAATTATATCAGACTTTTTTAATCCACTGGTATCTTTAATTATTTTTTTTATTTACATGAGCATTAAAAATTATGCTTTAAACGATTCCCTCCTCTACTTTCTTCCGATTGTATTAATGATCATTCTCCCTGTAATTATCTGGCTGGTATGGAATGTGAAAACCGGAAGGTATACCAATATGGATGTTTCTAACCGAAATCAGCGCAAAAGTTTATATTTTTTCATTGCTGCCTGTGTAATCTCTTATCTTGCTTTTAATTATTTCAAAAACGGATATATTGATTTTGTCATGCTTTTCATTCTGATTTTGCTTATTGCCATGCAGATCAGTAACTATTATATTAAAAGTTCAATGCACACTGCTTTCAACGTTTTTGTTGCAGCGTTGTTTTTCGCTATTGATACAGGTGCCGGACTGATATGGCTGGGTATAGCAGCGCTGGTAGGTGTTACGCGGGTTATTTTGAAAAGGCATACACCGAGGGAAGTATTCATGGGCGCCGGAATTGCCATTGTAGTATCTTTTATTTATCTTTATTGCAACATTCAGTTTCAACATTAA
- a CDS encoding BlaI/MecI/CopY family transcriptional regulator, with protein sequence MKINHLTSAEENLMRLLWKLGSFYLKDIMEQHPEPKPHQNTVSTYLKILTEKGYLSTEKEGRIFRYQTIVPAEEYRKFLLIQLSDNFFSSSGKEIVSFMVQEQLISADDLKDFNIDIDPVLKKEPAFEYANEILNPKKDKKKSKDKKKKKKKEKE encoded by the coding sequence ATGAAAATAAATCATCTTACATCTGCTGAGGAAAACTTAATGAGACTTTTGTGGAAGCTCGGGTCTTTTTATCTGAAAGATATTATGGAACAGCATCCGGAACCGAAACCACATCAGAATACAGTTTCAACTTATTTAAAAATACTGACGGAAAAAGGATATCTTTCAACAGAAAAAGAAGGAAGAATATTCAGGTACCAGACAATTGTACCGGCTGAAGAATACAGAAAATTCTTACTTATCCAGCTTTCCGATAATTTTTTCAGCAGTTCCGGAAAAGAAATAGTAAGCTTTATGGTTCAAGAGCAGTTGATTTCAGCAGATGATCTGAAAGATTTTAATATTGATATTGATCCCGTATTGAAAAAAGAACCTGCGTTTGAATATGCCAATGAAATTCTCAATCCTAAAAAAGATAAAAAGAAAAGCAAGGATAAAAAGAAGAAAAAAAAGAAAGAAAAGGAATAA
- a CDS encoding heavy metal translocating P-type ATPase — MQYQYTVLGMTCSGCQKKISEKLNSLEDIKADVNLENSTVTITSDKKADLNFLNDALKEAGNYSLEIPSKQNNVFVKPQDRVSPSSVYYCPMECEGEKVYFQQGKRCPVCNMYFVPVEDKLAKDPNYKPAYSSSNLPENFKDHIGEYYCPMFCEGDKIYPEQGDCPVCNMHLEEITEGLVKNSGTQNHHHSHQDDHHHHEPPKVTDAMAGKYYCPMLCEGDKVYDSNVGCPVCGMDLVKYPEKKTAKYTCPMHPEIIRNELGDCPICGMDLVRMPEKEDDSEDETYKILKKKFIISLVFTLPVFILSMGGMFINFPFSHEVQGIIELILTLPVLFYSGWFLMKRGWVSFKTWNLNMFSLIALGVAAAFIFSIIALLFPDIIPHQIRGEHHETPLYFEAVCVILTLVILGQLMEAAAHRKTGNAIRELMNLSPDEANVIINGEEKKILLSQVKIGDILKVKPGEKIPVDGKITEGSSNVDESMITGEPLPVEKKINDKVSSGTINGNQVFIMKAEKVGEDTLLSHIIKMVNEASRSKAPIQKLTDKVSKIFVPAVILAAVLTFILWQLFGPEEKRSLFAFVNAVAVLIVACPCALGLATPMSLMVGIGKGARNGILIKNAEALEQMNKVNVLITDKTGTLTEGKPSAEHIETMNADRNLILKLAYSLNQNSEHPLSSAVIKKAKEENIKAEKVEKFENISGKGVKGIIDGKTVYVGNESLLSAHRISIPENLKQKAAEVQSKAHTVSYVAENESVLGFISFTDKIKENAKRSIQQLVNEGIEVIMLTGDNEHTAKAVADELGIKHFKANCHPEDKLNEVKKLQQQGKIVAMTGDGINDSPALAQANIGIAMGTGTDVAMESAEITLLKGDISGVAKSRILSEKLLKNIKENLFFAFIYNVLGIPVAAGLLYPFFGILLSPMIAAAAMSVSSLSVILNSLRLNSVDLNK, encoded by the coding sequence ATGCAATATCAATATACAGTTTTAGGAATGACCTGCTCCGGGTGTCAGAAAAAGATTTCTGAAAAACTCAATAGTCTGGAAGATATAAAAGCCGATGTTAATCTTGAAAACAGCACGGTAACCATTACTTCAGATAAGAAAGCAGATCTGAATTTTTTAAATGACGCTCTTAAAGAAGCGGGAAATTACAGTTTGGAAATCCCCTCTAAACAAAATAATGTTTTTGTAAAACCTCAGGATCGTGTTTCCCCTTCATCCGTATATTATTGCCCAATGGAATGTGAAGGCGAAAAAGTGTACTTCCAGCAGGGAAAAAGATGTCCTGTCTGCAATATGTACTTCGTTCCCGTTGAAGATAAATTAGCAAAAGATCCCAATTACAAACCAGCATATTCTTCTTCAAATCTTCCGGAAAATTTTAAAGATCATATTGGTGAATATTATTGTCCCATGTTTTGCGAAGGCGATAAAATTTATCCTGAACAAGGAGACTGCCCTGTCTGCAATATGCATCTGGAAGAAATTACTGAAGGGCTGGTTAAAAATTCAGGAACACAAAATCATCATCATTCACACCAAGATGATCATCATCATCACGAGCCGCCAAAAGTAACCGATGCTATGGCGGGAAAGTATTACTGTCCCATGTTGTGTGAAGGCGATAAAGTCTACGACTCAAATGTAGGCTGCCCTGTCTGCGGAATGGATCTCGTAAAATATCCTGAAAAAAAGACAGCAAAATACACTTGTCCCATGCACCCGGAAATTATCCGTAATGAACTCGGAGACTGCCCGATTTGCGGAATGGACCTGGTGAGGATGCCAGAAAAAGAAGACGATAGTGAAGATGAAACCTACAAAATTTTAAAGAAAAAATTTATTATTTCACTGGTATTTACACTTCCTGTTTTCATTCTCTCTATGGGAGGAATGTTTATTAACTTTCCGTTTTCTCATGAGGTTCAGGGAATCATTGAATTGATTCTAACGCTTCCCGTGCTCTTTTATTCGGGTTGGTTCTTAATGAAAAGAGGCTGGGTTTCATTTAAAACATGGAACCTAAATATGTTCAGTCTGATCGCTCTTGGTGTTGCGGCAGCTTTTATTTTCAGTATTATAGCATTGCTCTTCCCTGATATTATTCCTCACCAAATCCGCGGAGAGCATCACGAAACGCCTTTATATTTTGAAGCGGTATGTGTAATTTTAACGCTGGTCATTTTAGGTCAGTTAATGGAAGCGGCAGCTCACAGGAAAACAGGAAATGCCATCCGCGAATTAATGAACCTTTCCCCCGACGAAGCCAATGTTATCATCAACGGGGAAGAAAAAAAAATACTGCTTTCACAGGTTAAAATCGGTGACATTCTTAAAGTGAAACCAGGCGAGAAAATACCTGTTGACGGAAAAATTACGGAAGGAAGTTCCAATGTTGATGAAAGTATGATCACCGGCGAGCCGCTTCCTGTGGAGAAAAAAATTAATGATAAAGTTTCATCAGGAACCATTAACGGAAATCAGGTTTTCATTATGAAAGCTGAAAAAGTAGGAGAAGATACATTGCTGTCACATATCATAAAGATGGTTAACGAAGCCAGCAGAAGCAAAGCTCCTATCCAGAAGCTTACCGATAAGGTTTCAAAAATATTTGTTCCGGCAGTTATTTTGGCAGCTGTTCTCACATTTATCCTTTGGCAGCTTTTCGGCCCTGAAGAAAAGAGAAGTCTTTTTGCGTTTGTGAATGCTGTCGCCGTTTTAATTGTTGCCTGTCCCTGTGCTTTGGGCCTTGCTACACCGATGTCTCTGATGGTAGGAATTGGTAAAGGTGCCAGAAACGGAATTTTAATAAAAAATGCCGAAGCGCTTGAACAAATGAATAAAGTAAATGTTTTAATTACCGACAAAACAGGAACCTTAACCGAAGGAAAGCCTTCTGCAGAACATATCGAGACGATGAACGCCGATAGAAATTTAATCCTGAAATTAGCTTATTCTTTAAATCAAAATTCGGAACATCCTTTGTCCAGTGCCGTTATAAAAAAGGCAAAAGAAGAAAATATTAAAGCAGAAAAGGTTGAAAAATTTGAAAATATCTCCGGTAAAGGAGTGAAAGGAATAATTGACGGAAAAACAGTATATGTAGGAAATGAGAGTCTTCTTTCCGCTCATCGTATTTCCATTCCTGAAAACCTGAAACAAAAAGCGGCAGAAGTGCAATCGAAGGCCCATACCGTTTCTTATGTTGCAGAAAACGAAAGCGTATTGGGATTCATAAGTTTTACCGATAAAATAAAGGAAAATGCTAAAAGATCAATCCAGCAACTGGTAAATGAAGGAATTGAAGTGATTATGCTGACCGGAGATAATGAACACACAGCAAAAGCCGTTGCTGATGAACTCGGAATTAAACATTTTAAAGCCAATTGCCATCCTGAAGATAAACTCAATGAAGTAAAAAAACTACAACAGCAGGGAAAAATTGTTGCCATGACCGGCGATGGGATCAACGACTCTCCTGCCCTTGCCCAGGCCAATATCGGGATTGCGATGGGAACAGGAACCGACGTTGCCATGGAAAGCGCCGAAATCACTTTATTGAAGGGGGATATCTCGGGAGTGGCAAAATCAAGGATTCTCAGTGAAAAACTTCTGAAAAATATTAAAGAAAATCTGTTTTTTGCCTTTATCTATAATGTCTTGGGAATTCCGGTTGCGGCAGGATTATTGTATCCGTTTTTCGGAATATTATTGTCACCAATGATCGCAGCGGCAGCTATGAGTGTAAGTTCACTTTCTGTCATTTTAAATTCGTTGCGATTAAATTCGGTCGATCTGAATAAATAA
- a CDS encoding acyl-CoA thioesterase: MNYHTRKWVKPEDLNPNQSLFGGRLLQWIDEEAALYAVIQLENKKVVTKFISEINFVSSAKQGDIIEIGIEVSGFGSTSLTLKCDVRNKMTHQTIITVDKIVMVNLDENGNPAPHGKTKVEFVKDRLSKQIPE; the protein is encoded by the coding sequence ATGAATTATCATACCAGAAAATGGGTAAAACCCGAAGATCTCAATCCTAACCAGTCTTTATTCGGTGGAAGATTATTGCAGTGGATTGATGAAGAAGCAGCATTGTACGCAGTAATTCAGCTTGAAAATAAAAAAGTAGTTACCAAATTTATCTCAGAAATTAATTTTGTAAGTTCTGCCAAACAGGGAGACATTATTGAAATCGGAATTGAAGTTTCTGGATTCGGATCAACTTCTCTTACCCTGAAGTGTGATGTAAGAAATAAAATGACCCATCAGACCATTATTACCGTTGATAAAATTGTTATGGTAAATCTTGATGAAAACGGAAATCCTGCGCCACACGGCAAAACTAAAGTAGAATTTGTAAAAGACAGGCTGAGCAAGCAGATCCCGGAATGA
- a CDS encoding RNA recognition motif domain-containing protein, with the protein MNIFVSNINYATKDYELQDLFSEFGEVSSVKIITDKETGRSRGFGFIEMEDAEGQQAVEALNQKEFNGKTLNVSEAKPREEKPRRTFSNNAGGGNRGGGSYGGGNRSGGYGGNNRSGGGYGGGDRGGNGGGKRW; encoded by the coding sequence ATGAACATTTTTGTTTCAAACATCAACTACGCAACGAAAGACTACGAGTTGCAAGATCTATTCTCAGAATTTGGAGAAGTTTCTTCAGTAAAAATCATTACAGACAAAGAAACTGGCCGTTCAAGAGGTTTCGGTTTCATCGAAATGGAAGACGCTGAAGGTCAGCAGGCTGTTGAGGCTCTTAATCAGAAAGAATTCAACGGAAAAACACTTAATGTTTCAGAGGCAAAACCAAGAGAGGAAAAGCCAAGAAGAACTTTCAGTAACAACGCAGGCGGAGGTAACAGAGGCGGCGGAAGTTACGGAGGTGGTAACAGAAGTGGAGGTTACGGAGGTAACAACAGAAGCGGTGGCGGTTACGGCGGTGGAGACCGTGGCGGTAACGGCGGTGGAAAACGTTGGTAA
- a CDS encoding DUF72 domain-containing protein: MESMKKENLYIGCSGFYNNDWKGSLYPEDARSKDFLTLYSQKFNSVEINSTFYRKPTAKTLIKWTDETPDDFRFFIKIPKTISHEKRMKECKEEIIAFCEHIGSHLKEKLSGFLYQFPPSFKNTPENLDTILQNIDFNYLNVIEFRHDSWWNEEVFNILKENNIVVSGVSFPGNLPEDVIINHPAILYYRLHGKPVLYKSEYSEEFLEDLAKKINTAQHKTFIFFNNTWGTSAVKNGLYLKSILE, from the coding sequence ATGGAAAGTATGAAAAAAGAAAATCTATACATCGGCTGTTCGGGTTTTTACAATAATGACTGGAAGGGATCGCTGTATCCGGAAGATGCCAGAAGTAAAGACTTTCTTACCTTATATTCTCAGAAATTCAACTCTGTTGAAATCAATTCTACTTTTTACAGAAAGCCGACTGCAAAAACATTGATCAAATGGACGGATGAAACCCCTGATGATTTTAGATTTTTCATTAAAATTCCGAAAACCATTTCTCATGAAAAAAGGATGAAGGAGTGCAAAGAGGAAATCATTGCTTTTTGTGAACATATTGGATCTCATCTGAAAGAAAAATTGTCCGGTTTCCTGTATCAGTTTCCGCCATCTTTCAAAAACACTCCGGAAAATTTAGATACAATTCTTCAAAATATTGATTTCAATTACTTAAATGTTATTGAATTCCGCCATGATTCATGGTGGAATGAAGAGGTTTTTAACATACTTAAAGAAAATAATATTGTCGTTTCAGGTGTAAGTTTTCCCGGAAATCTGCCGGAAGATGTCATCATCAATCATCCTGCTATTCTCTATTACAGGCTTCATGGTAAACCTGTGCTCTACAAGTCCGAGTACAGTGAAGAATTCCTTGAAGATTTAGCGAAAAAAATTAACACAGCTCAACATAAGACCTTTATATTTTTCAATAATACCTGGGGAACTTCAGCTGTCAAAAACGGATTATATTTAAAAAGTATTCTGGAATAA